From Zingiber officinale cultivar Zhangliang chromosome 5B, Zo_v1.1, whole genome shotgun sequence, the proteins below share one genomic window:
- the LOC121983863 gene encoding protein PHR1-LIKE 3-like isoform X2, protein MAETVRPGNAKPRLRWAPDLHSRFVDAVANLGGPDKATPKSVLRLMGIKGLTLYHLKSHLQKYRLGRQSRGDQKAMETSKLRSSNSTWRNNYIAEAFRYQLEVERRLQDQLEVQKKLQSRIEAQGRYLQAILDKALSTISLAGVKPSASSQYQLQADCELNPKLGFQLYGEGEQEELRDAKLLDLNVKGGSWCESFGGGRGSDLNLQI, encoded by the exons ATGGCAGAGACAGTGCGGCCGGGGAATGCCAAGCCCAGGCTCCGGTGGGCGCCGGACCTCCATAGCCGCTTTGTCGACGCTGTCGCCAACCTCGGCGGACCAGACa AAGCAACGCCCAAATCGGTTCTTAGACTGATGGGCATCAAGGGATTGACGTTGTACCATCTCAAAAGCCACTTGCAG AAATATAGATTGGGAAGGCAGTCTCGAGGAGATCAGAAAGCGATGGAAACCAGCAAATTAA GAAGCAGCAACTCGACTTGGAGGAACAACTATATTGCTGAGGCCTTCCGGTACCAGTTAGAAGTCGAAAGGAGACTACAGGATCAGCTCGAA GTGCAAAAGAAACTGCAATCGAGAATTGAGGCCCAAGGAAGATACTTGCAAGCGATATTAGATAAAGCCCTCAGCACCATCTCGCTCGCCGGCGTGAAACCCTCTGCGTCTTCCCAGTACCAACTCCAAGCAGACTGCGAGCTGAATCCAAAATTAGGCTTCCAGCTCTATGGAGAGGGGGAGCAGGAAGAGCTTCGAGACGCCAAGCTGCTGGACCTGAACGTGAAAGGAGGGAGCTGGTGTGAATCGTTTGGTGGAGGAAGAGGAAGTGATCTGAATCTGCAAATTTGA
- the LOC121983860 gene encoding protein KOKOPELLI-like isoform X2: protein MDQPAEETAAAAVALEDLCDDLHALKKLYGLLQRENTNELDEASRNFLKKVLDGATLRILNQAKIVPPCEARRQDHSMSPAAASLITTPAAADRKKRMEQNRRPTQDLKRLNSRGSSASIRPRQQKKTKLQNTTTTTMTPTPVESDVVRKMDRSSKHSNGSLRLGKSTAKRSSRHGIVAGMPPSTQATANGRAKAEQKVEADAKVEQVRRREKPPCLYEKSERAASEVRHKQPVHDQEMTVVRPNHRLLHDHQSLVRPSIHLAGKHETKKQSGDLRGKALPSTSRQKARSESTVEHSLSSKTESSSSSNTSRQNRAMPSKHGGKPPPRSLNRRRQPEPPINRSNQRMEKEGRLERLKNKLSVIFHHHHHHHHLHHSARNGDGVVRRRHRSLWEYLRSVGHRNTNREMEGLGRRPPVKQPGHRHALLEALFHLFMFSTKKEARKRAPPLGTAKKKFRWWQRLGRRVRLTITRRHRKNARLRLGIGMTK from the exons ATGGATCAACCGGCAGAGgagacggcggcggcggcggtggcaCTTGAGGACTTGTGCGACGATCTGCATGCTTTAAAGAAGTTGTATGGTCTTCTCCAACGAGAAAATACTAATGAG TTGGATGAGGCGTCTAGAAATTTTCTGAAGAAGGTTTTAGATGGTGCAACTCTACGGATTCTTAACCAGGCAAAG ATTGTGCCACCATGCGAGGCGCGACGACAGGATCACTCGATGTCTCCGGCTGCCGCCTCCTTGATTACTACTCCGGCGGCGGCAGAtcggaagaagagaatggagcaaAATCGCCGACCGACTCAGGACCTGAAGCGGCTAAACTCACGGGGATCCAGCGCAAGTATCCGCCCGCGACAGCAAAAGAAGACCAAGTTGCAGAacacgacgacgacgacgatgacACCGACGCCTGTAGAATCGGATGTGGTTAGGAAGATGGATCGATCCTCTAAGCACAGCAATGGCTCTCTCCGTTTGGGTAAATCGACGGCGAAGAGATCGTCACGGCATGGAATCGTGGCGGGGATGCCGCCCTCGACTCAGGCGACGGCAAACGGTCGAGCGAAAGCAGAGCAGAAGGTTGAGGCTGACGCAAAGGTAGAGCAGGTCCGGCGACGCGAGAAACCGCCATGCCTCTACGAGAAGAGTGAGCGGGCGGCTTCAGAAGTGCGCCATAAGCAACCGGTCCATGATCAGGAGATGACCGTAGTACGACCGAACCATCGTCTCCTTCACGATCACCAGTCGTTGGTTCGCCCATCGATCCACCTCGCCGGAAAACATGAAACGAAGAAGCAGAGTGGTGATCTACGAGGGAAGGCGCTCCCATCTACGTCGAGACAGAAAGCCCGAAGCGAATCAACGGTCGAGCACTCGCTAAGTAGCAAGACCGAATCCTCATCCTCCTCAAACACTTCTCGTCAAAACAGAGCGATGCCTTCCAAGCATGGGGGAAAACCTCCACCCAGGTCTCTCAACCGCCGCCGCCAGCCGGAACCACCGATCAACAGAAGCAACCAACGGATGGAGAAAGAGGGGCGACTCGAAAGACTGAAGAACAAGCTGTCCGTAAtcttccaccaccaccaccaccatcacCACCTCCACCACAGCGCTCGTAACGGCGACGGAGTGGTCCGCCGGCGCCACCGGTCGCTCTGGGAATACCTCCGGAGCGTCGGCCACCGGAACACGAACAGGGAAATGGAAGGTCTTGGACGACGGCCGCCGGTGAAGCAGCCCGGCCACCGACACGCGCTGCTTGAAGCGTTGTTCCATCTGTTCATGTTTTCGACGAAGAAGGAGGCACGGAAACGAGCGCCGCCGCTGGGTACGGCGAAGAAGAAGTTTCGGTGGTGGCAAAGGTTGGGCCGCCGCGTGAGATTAACGATCACTAGACGACATCGTAAAAACGCCCGTCTCAGACTTGGAATCGGCATGACCAAATAG
- the LOC121983863 gene encoding protein PHR1-LIKE 3-like isoform X1 yields MAETVRPGNAKPRLRWAPDLHSRFVDAVANLGGPDKATPKSVLRLMGIKGLTLYHLKSHLQKYRLGRQSRGDQKAMETSKLRSSNSTWRNNYIAEAFRYQLEVERRLQDQLELIQVQKKLQSRIEAQGRYLQAILDKALSTISLAGVKPSASSQYQLQADCELNPKLGFQLYGEGEQEELRDAKLLDLNVKGGSWCESFGGGRGSDLNLQI; encoded by the exons ATGGCAGAGACAGTGCGGCCGGGGAATGCCAAGCCCAGGCTCCGGTGGGCGCCGGACCTCCATAGCCGCTTTGTCGACGCTGTCGCCAACCTCGGCGGACCAGACa AAGCAACGCCCAAATCGGTTCTTAGACTGATGGGCATCAAGGGATTGACGTTGTACCATCTCAAAAGCCACTTGCAG AAATATAGATTGGGAAGGCAGTCTCGAGGAGATCAGAAAGCGATGGAAACCAGCAAATTAA GAAGCAGCAACTCGACTTGGAGGAACAACTATATTGCTGAGGCCTTCCGGTACCAGTTAGAAGTCGAAAGGAGACTACAGGATCAGCTCGAA TTAATTCAGGTGCAAAAGAAACTGCAATCGAGAATTGAGGCCCAAGGAAGATACTTGCAAGCGATATTAGATAAAGCCCTCAGCACCATCTCGCTCGCCGGCGTGAAACCCTCTGCGTCTTCCCAGTACCAACTCCAAGCAGACTGCGAGCTGAATCCAAAATTAGGCTTCCAGCTCTATGGAGAGGGGGAGCAGGAAGAGCTTCGAGACGCCAAGCTGCTGGACCTGAACGTGAAAGGAGGGAGCTGGTGTGAATCGTTTGGTGGAGGAAGAGGAAGTGATCTGAATCTGCAAATTTGA
- the LOC121983862 gene encoding nuclear transport factor 2-like, giving the protein MALPTTSLVPSPSPQVIGNAFVQQYYHILHQSPEIVFKFYQDSSMVNRLNSDGQMISLTTLQAINEKIMSLDFRNCFTEIETVDSQISFQSGLLIVVTGSFTGQDNIRKKFAQSFFLAPQEVGGYFVLNDVFRFLNETQPRELNHIWVGATNDDVPKTSTSPETDFSTQENHVPESPLFEEDIGDQEVVDQSEDQGSGAEDGIVVDPPANVDESNSQQVFEVFTLGAQDDTPKKSYASIVKVMKGSPSPVPIHATPGAKVAPANTEKPVAAPASAPVHPTETSNPYGNDDAEKSNIIEEEGHSIYIRNLPLNATAEQVEEEFKKFGAIKPSGVQVRSHKVERYCFGFVEFSSLKSMQAAIEASPIMIGGRHAIIEEKRTTTRVVNGVVTNIGNVNNGRGRYQSGRGAFRNDNFRGRGAGGFGPTLGYRRNDFRNRVEYSGRGRGSSRRTDDYQQRSFYNNGNGTMGGVKSPKPSAVSA; this is encoded by the exons ATGGCTTTGCCCACTACATCCCTTGTACCTTCTCCAAGTCCGCAAGTG ATTGGAAATGCCTTTGTACAACAGTATTATCACATACTTCATCAATCTCCAGAAATAGTTTTCAAGTTTTATCAGGATTCTAGCATGGTGAACCGATTGAATTCTGATGGACAGATGATTTCATTGACAACACTGCAA GCCATCAATGAGAAGATTATGTCGCTGGACTTTAGAAACTGTTTCACCGAGATTGAGACTGTAGATTCACAAATTTCATTCCAGAGTGGGTTGCTTATTGTAGTTACTGGATCGTTTACTGGACAGGATAATATTCGGAAGAAATTTGCGCAGTCATTTTTCCTTGCTCCTCAGGAAGTTGGTGGATACTTTGTACTGAATGATGTTTTCAGATTTTTGAATGAAACACAACCAAGGGAACTGAACCACATATGGGTTGGTGCTACAAATGATGATGTCCCTAAAACATCTACTTCTCCTGAAACAG ATTTCAGTACACAGGAGAATCATGTACCAGAATCTCCCCTGTTTGAAGAAGATATTGGTGATCAAGAAGTTGTTGACCAATCAGAAGATCAAGGATCTGGTGCTGAAGATGGTATTGTTGTGGATCCTCCTGCTAATGTAGATGAGAGCAATTCACAGCAAGTTTTTGAAGTTTTTACTTTGGGGGCTCAAGATGATACACCTAAGAAGTCTTATGCATCAATT GTTAAGGTCATGAAAGGGAGCCCTTCACCAGTGCCAATTCATGCAACACCCGGTGCAAAGGTGGCTCCAGCAAACACAGAGAAACCTGTGGCTGCGCCTGCATCTGCACCTGTTCACCCCACTGAAACTTCTAATCCTTATGGAAATGATGATGCTGAGAAAAGCAACATCATTGAAG AAGAGGGCCATTCAATTTACATTCGTAACTTACCCTTGAATGCAACTGCTGAGCAAGTAGAAGAGGAATTTAAGAAATTTGGAGCCATTAAGCCTAGTGGTGTGCAAGTCAGAAGTCATAAG GTTGAGAGGTACTGTTTTGGATTTGTTGAATTTAGTTCCTTGAAGTCCATGCAAGCTGCAATTGAG GCATCTCCAATCATGATTGGTGGTCGTCACGCCATCATTGAGGAGAAGAGAACAACAACACGAG tTGTTAATGGCGTGGTCACCAACATCGGCAATGTCAATAACGGAAGAGGCCGCTACCAGTCGGGAAGAGGGGCGTTCAGAAATGACAACTTCCGAGGGCGTGGTGCAGGAGGCTTCGGTCCCACTCTTGGCTACAGGCGGAATGACTTCAGAAACCGGGTCGAGTATTCTGGACGCGGTCGGGGGTCATCTCGTCGCACCGACGATTATCAGCAGCGCTCTTTTTACAACAACGGAAATGGCACGATGGGAGGTGTCAAAAGCCCCAAGCCATCTGCTGTTTCAGCATAG
- the LOC121983860 gene encoding protein KOKOPELLI-like isoform X1 gives MDQPAEETAAAAVALEDLCDDLHALKKLYGLLQRENTNEFQLDEASRNFLKKVLDGATLRILNQAKIVPPCEARRQDHSMSPAAASLITTPAAADRKKRMEQNRRPTQDLKRLNSRGSSASIRPRQQKKTKLQNTTTTTMTPTPVESDVVRKMDRSSKHSNGSLRLGKSTAKRSSRHGIVAGMPPSTQATANGRAKAEQKVEADAKVEQVRRREKPPCLYEKSERAASEVRHKQPVHDQEMTVVRPNHRLLHDHQSLVRPSIHLAGKHETKKQSGDLRGKALPSTSRQKARSESTVEHSLSSKTESSSSSNTSRQNRAMPSKHGGKPPPRSLNRRRQPEPPINRSNQRMEKEGRLERLKNKLSVIFHHHHHHHHLHHSARNGDGVVRRRHRSLWEYLRSVGHRNTNREMEGLGRRPPVKQPGHRHALLEALFHLFMFSTKKEARKRAPPLGTAKKKFRWWQRLGRRVRLTITRRHRKNARLRLGIGMTK, from the exons ATGGATCAACCGGCAGAGgagacggcggcggcggcggtggcaCTTGAGGACTTGTGCGACGATCTGCATGCTTTAAAGAAGTTGTATGGTCTTCTCCAACGAGAAAATACTAATGAG TTTCAGTTGGATGAGGCGTCTAGAAATTTTCTGAAGAAGGTTTTAGATGGTGCAACTCTACGGATTCTTAACCAGGCAAAG ATTGTGCCACCATGCGAGGCGCGACGACAGGATCACTCGATGTCTCCGGCTGCCGCCTCCTTGATTACTACTCCGGCGGCGGCAGAtcggaagaagagaatggagcaaAATCGCCGACCGACTCAGGACCTGAAGCGGCTAAACTCACGGGGATCCAGCGCAAGTATCCGCCCGCGACAGCAAAAGAAGACCAAGTTGCAGAacacgacgacgacgacgatgacACCGACGCCTGTAGAATCGGATGTGGTTAGGAAGATGGATCGATCCTCTAAGCACAGCAATGGCTCTCTCCGTTTGGGTAAATCGACGGCGAAGAGATCGTCACGGCATGGAATCGTGGCGGGGATGCCGCCCTCGACTCAGGCGACGGCAAACGGTCGAGCGAAAGCAGAGCAGAAGGTTGAGGCTGACGCAAAGGTAGAGCAGGTCCGGCGACGCGAGAAACCGCCATGCCTCTACGAGAAGAGTGAGCGGGCGGCTTCAGAAGTGCGCCATAAGCAACCGGTCCATGATCAGGAGATGACCGTAGTACGACCGAACCATCGTCTCCTTCACGATCACCAGTCGTTGGTTCGCCCATCGATCCACCTCGCCGGAAAACATGAAACGAAGAAGCAGAGTGGTGATCTACGAGGGAAGGCGCTCCCATCTACGTCGAGACAGAAAGCCCGAAGCGAATCAACGGTCGAGCACTCGCTAAGTAGCAAGACCGAATCCTCATCCTCCTCAAACACTTCTCGTCAAAACAGAGCGATGCCTTCCAAGCATGGGGGAAAACCTCCACCCAGGTCTCTCAACCGCCGCCGCCAGCCGGAACCACCGATCAACAGAAGCAACCAACGGATGGAGAAAGAGGGGCGACTCGAAAGACTGAAGAACAAGCTGTCCGTAAtcttccaccaccaccaccaccatcacCACCTCCACCACAGCGCTCGTAACGGCGACGGAGTGGTCCGCCGGCGCCACCGGTCGCTCTGGGAATACCTCCGGAGCGTCGGCCACCGGAACACGAACAGGGAAATGGAAGGTCTTGGACGACGGCCGCCGGTGAAGCAGCCCGGCCACCGACACGCGCTGCTTGAAGCGTTGTTCCATCTGTTCATGTTTTCGACGAAGAAGGAGGCACGGAAACGAGCGCCGCCGCTGGGTACGGCGAAGAAGAAGTTTCGGTGGTGGCAAAGGTTGGGCCGCCGCGTGAGATTAACGATCACTAGACGACATCGTAAAAACGCCCGTCTCAGACTTGGAATCGGCATGACCAAATAG